In Flavobacterium sp. N3904, one DNA window encodes the following:
- a CDS encoding glycosyltransferase yields the protein MLFSLIIPVYNRPDEVDELLESLSKTTYDEIFEIVLVEDGSTIRCQEVAQKYGDKLDISYYYKENSGPGASRNYGMNKARGDYYIIFDSDCIIPSNYLSEVQKALNENYVDCFGGPDKALDSFSDIQKAINFAMTSFLTTGGIRGGSEKIGKFQPRSFNMGLSRKAFETSKGFGNIHPGEDPDLSIRLWNLGFETRLFSKAFVYHKRRIDWDKFSIQVNKFGKARPILNSWYPEHNKLTFFFPTVFITGFFVSLILLIFNQDIPLKLYFGYFLALFLLSSIQNKSVKIGYLSIVAVWKQFYGYGIGFLQSYVKVILLKQNPKEAFPELFF from the coding sequence ATGTTGTTTTCGTTGATCATCCCCGTTTATAATCGCCCAGATGAAGTTGATGAACTGCTGGAAAGTTTGTCAAAAACTACTTATGATGAGATTTTTGAAATTGTTCTTGTTGAAGATGGATCCACAATTCGTTGTCAGGAAGTTGCTCAAAAATATGGCGACAAACTTGATATTTCTTATTACTATAAAGAAAATTCTGGGCCTGGTGCTTCCAGAAATTATGGTATGAATAAGGCACGAGGTGATTACTATATTATATTCGACTCAGATTGTATCATTCCAAGTAATTATTTAAGCGAAGTACAGAAAGCATTAAATGAAAATTATGTAGATTGTTTTGGTGGTCCTGATAAAGCATTGGATAGTTTTTCGGATATACAGAAAGCGATTAATTTTGCAATGACTTCTTTTCTTACGACTGGAGGAATAAGAGGCGGATCCGAAAAAATTGGAAAGTTTCAACCCCGAAGTTTCAATATGGGATTGTCTCGAAAAGCATTTGAAACATCTAAAGGCTTTGGGAATATACATCCAGGTGAAGATCCAGATTTATCTATACGATTGTGGAATTTGGGATTTGAAACCAGACTGTTTTCAAAAGCATTTGTTTACCATAAAAGAAGAATTGATTGGGATAAATTTTCAATTCAGGTCAATAAATTTGGAAAAGCTAGACCAATACTCAATAGTTGGTATCCAGAGCATAATAAATTAACTTTTTTCTTCCCAACGGTTTTTATAACAGGATTTTTTGTATCTTTAATATTGTTGATTTTTAATCAAGATATTCCTCTTAAATTGTATTTTGGTTACTTTCTGGCATTATTTTTGCTTTCTTCCATACAGAATAAGAGTGTTAAAATAGGTTATTTGTCAATCGTAGCGGTCTGGAAACAGTTTTATGGATATGGAATTGGATTTTTACAGTCTTACGTTAAAGTTATTCTTTTAAAACAAAATCCAAAAGAAGCTTTTCCAGAGTTGTTTTTTTAA
- the coaE gene encoding dephospho-CoA kinase (Dephospho-CoA kinase (CoaE) performs the final step in coenzyme A biosynthesis.), translating into MTKIIGLTGGIGSGKTTVAKLFSEYGIPVYIADLEARNLMQSDLILKQIHNKFGDSVFINGVLLRDKLSEIVFNDTDKLKQLNEIVHPAVKKHFKNWLADNKNAPYVIYESAILFESGSYNEYDLIINVVAPLEIRIQRVIERDKTTREKVLERVKNQWNDEQKSSKSDFILENTSLEGVKLEIVKILKFLGINQIKS; encoded by the coding sequence ATGACAAAAATAATTGGTTTGACAGGTGGAATTGGCAGTGGTAAAACTACAGTGGCCAAATTATTTTCAGAGTATGGAATACCTGTTTATATTGCCGATTTGGAAGCCAGAAATTTAATGCAGTCTGATTTAATTTTAAAGCAAATTCACAATAAATTTGGGGATTCAGTTTTTATAAACGGAGTTTTATTGCGAGACAAGTTATCTGAAATTGTGTTTAATGATACTGATAAATTAAAACAACTGAATGAAATTGTTCATCCTGCTGTAAAAAAGCATTTTAAAAATTGGCTTGCAGACAATAAAAACGCTCCGTACGTTATCTATGAAAGTGCTATACTATTTGAAAGTGGCAGTTATAACGAATATGATTTGATAATTAATGTTGTTGCTCCCCTTGAAATTAGGATTCAACGTGTAATAGAAAGAGATAAAACCACAAGAGAGAAAGTATTGGAAAGAGTGAAAAATCAATGGAATGATGAGCAAAAATCATCAAAAAGCGATTTTATATTAGAAAATACCAGTTTAGAGGGCGTAAAGTTAGAGATTGTTAAAATTCTTAAATTTTTAGGAATTAATCAAATCAAGTCTTAA
- a CDS encoding sensor histidine kinase, producing MNKLFFRVLVLLMSLSLIGIILVQVYWFNNSFKNNDEQFKFHVKQVIGNVADKLQSREAYSFYDKYNHYKDSTGKIPKRDDLLEFYYVQKNPKTNKTIIYSNSIISEDFKISAGLFDKKFDTENFKNFNSKRVTEVYNNNKLDNSGLQQSLIPDIKIEKSGNLDVLDNAQFEIFFKDIASAMPLEERISKEVLRDLIKKELEEYGVKTKFEFGIYSNGIATKIKSDDFKYDKDATYSIPIFTDNEGNEKYKLLVTFPHKKKFLLSELVSITILSIIFTLIIIIAYTSALNQLIRQRQISEIKTDFINNMTHEFKTPIATINLALDAIRNPKIIDDKEKVFKYLEMIRDENKRMHAQVENVLRISKLEKKELNIIKESSDIEEVINDAIEHVSLILEDREGSIDTHFGAIRKTVLLNDVHFTNVVVNILENAIKYTPGVPKIDIYTENIKDMVLIKIKDNGVGMSKIAQKRIFEKFYREHTGDIHNVKGHGLGLAYVKRIVDDHNGQVYVESEKGKGSTFIIKLPLIN from the coding sequence ATGAATAAGTTATTTTTTAGAGTACTAGTCTTGTTAATGAGTTTATCTTTGATTGGGATAATTCTTGTTCAAGTGTATTGGTTTAATAATTCATTTAAAAATAATGATGAGCAATTTAAATTTCACGTAAAACAAGTTATCGGTAATGTGGCTGATAAGTTGCAAAGCAGAGAAGCATATAGTTTTTATGATAAATACAATCATTATAAAGACAGTACCGGTAAAATTCCAAAAAGAGATGATTTATTGGAGTTTTATTATGTTCAGAAGAATCCAAAGACTAACAAAACTATTATTTATTCGAATAGTATAATTTCAGAGGATTTTAAAATTTCGGCAGGTTTATTCGATAAAAAATTTGATACTGAGAATTTTAAAAATTTTAACTCCAAAAGAGTTACCGAAGTTTACAATAACAATAAACTTGATAATTCGGGGTTACAGCAAAGTTTAATTCCGGACATCAAGATTGAAAAATCGGGTAATTTGGATGTATTGGATAATGCCCAGTTTGAAATATTTTTTAAAGACATTGCCTCTGCAATGCCTCTTGAAGAAAGAATTTCAAAAGAAGTATTAAGAGACCTCATTAAGAAAGAATTAGAAGAATATGGTGTTAAGACTAAATTCGAATTTGGAATTTACAGTAATGGGATAGCGACAAAAATAAAATCGGATGATTTTAAATACGATAAGGATGCTACCTATTCAATACCTATTTTTACTGATAACGAAGGAAATGAAAAATACAAATTGCTGGTTACTTTTCCTCATAAAAAGAAGTTTTTACTGTCAGAATTAGTGAGTATTACAATATTATCAATCATATTTACACTAATTATTATTATAGCTTATACAAGTGCATTAAACCAGTTAATACGTCAGAGACAGATATCCGAAATTAAAACGGATTTCATAAATAATATGACGCATGAGTTTAAAACACCTATTGCAACAATAAATTTAGCTTTGGATGCTATTCGGAATCCGAAGATTATTGATGATAAAGAGAAAGTTTTTAAATATCTCGAAATGATACGGGATGAGAATAAACGAATGCATGCTCAAGTTGAAAATGTATTAAGGATTTCTAAATTAGAAAAGAAAGAATTAAATATAATAAAAGAGTCTAGTGATATTGAAGAAGTCATAAATGATGCTATCGAACATGTAAGTTTGATTTTAGAAGATAGGGAGGGAAGTATAGATACTCATTTCGGAGCCATAAGGAAAACTGTTTTACTAAATGATGTTCACTTTACCAATGTAGTAGTCAATATCTTGGAGAATGCAATAAAATATACTCCGGGAGTTCCTAAAATTGATATTTATACAGAGAATATTAAGGACATGGTTCTTATAAAAATTAAAGATAATGGAGTAGGTATGAGTAAGATTGCTCAAAAAAGAATTTTTGAAAAATTTTACAGGGAGCATACCGGTGATATACATAATGTGAAAGGACACGGATTGGGTCTTGCTTATGTAAAGAGAATTGTAGATGACCATAACGGTCAAGTATATGTTGAAAGTGAAAAAGGGAAAGGAAGTACCTTCATAATAAAATTACCATTAATAAATTAA
- a CDS encoding response regulator transcription factor: MENANKKILLVEDDLNFGAVLKDYLMLNDFDVVLAKNGMEGFEKFKKDTYDLCILDVMMPYKDGYTLAKEIREKNNEVPIIFLTAKSMKEDVLKGYKAGADDYLNKPFDSEVLLMKIKAIIQRKASDAKPEAVQFEFNVGKFHLNSKLRFLTFSNEEPIKLSPKENELLKMLILHENDLMPRELALTKIWRDDNYFTSRSMDVYIAKLRKYLKLDEDVEILNIHGEGFRLVVKAK; encoded by the coding sequence ATGGAAAACGCGAATAAAAAAATTCTGTTAGTTGAAGACGACCTTAATTTTGGTGCTGTACTAAAAGACTATTTAATGCTTAATGATTTTGATGTTGTTTTGGCAAAAAATGGTATGGAAGGTTTTGAAAAATTCAAAAAGGATACTTATGATTTATGTATTCTTGATGTAATGATGCCCTATAAAGACGGTTATACTTTGGCCAAAGAAATAAGAGAAAAAAATAATGAAGTGCCTATTATTTTCCTTACCGCAAAATCTATGAAAGAGGATGTTTTAAAAGGATATAAAGCAGGTGCAGATGATTATTTAAACAAACCTTTTGATTCAGAAGTGCTTTTGATGAAAATTAAGGCTATTATTCAAAGAAAAGCATCTGATGCAAAACCAGAAGCGGTACAATTTGAGTTTAATGTTGGTAAATTCCACCTTAATTCAAAACTTCGTTTCTTGACTTTTAGCAACGAGGAACCTATTAAATTATCTCCAAAAGAGAATGAATTGCTTAAAATGCTGATTCTTCATGAAAATGATTTAATGCCAAGAGAGTTGGCCTTGACAAAAATATGGAGAGATGATAATTATTTTACTTCCAGAAGTATGGATGTTTATATTGCTAAACTAAGAAAATATTTAAAATTAGATGAAGATGTCGAAATTTTAAACATTCACGGTGAAGGATTTAGATTAGTTGTTAAAGCTAAATAA
- a CDS encoding acyl-[acyl-carrier-protein] thioesterase, with amino-acid sequence MPISPNFTSVLSKDWEINFTQCTPNGYLKYTDLCNLLQLTAAAHSEVGGISFTDMQEFNQAWVLSRMRVEITELPKWRDVVTVKTWINSLENSRSVRALEMYVNGRKIVGSETFWAVFNTKARRPEPLALPYQHFELYPENKATQMGFSKINLTHEKEMVFERTVFLSDLDIVNHANNVKYLEWCLDLVDEKKIISQQLKSFEMNFLKELSLKDKVVIHECINVDETVFSITKEDKTCFALQLNWK; translated from the coding sequence ATGCCAATAAGTCCAAATTTCACTTCTGTTTTAAGCAAAGATTGGGAAATCAATTTTACGCAATGTACTCCAAATGGCTACTTAAAATACACCGATTTATGCAATCTTTTGCAATTAACTGCAGCTGCCCATTCTGAAGTTGGAGGAATCAGTTTTACCGATATGCAGGAATTCAATCAGGCTTGGGTTTTGAGTAGAATGCGCGTAGAAATCACGGAGCTTCCTAAATGGAGAGATGTGGTAACAGTAAAGACGTGGATCAATTCCTTAGAAAATTCACGTTCGGTAAGAGCACTTGAAATGTATGTCAACGGGAGAAAAATAGTAGGATCGGAAACCTTTTGGGCAGTTTTCAATACCAAAGCCCGCAGACCGGAACCTTTGGCACTTCCTTATCAGCATTTTGAATTGTATCCTGAAAATAAAGCAACCCAAATGGGATTTTCAAAAATAAATTTAACTCACGAAAAAGAAATGGTTTTCGAAAGAACAGTTTTTTTATCTGATTTAGATATTGTAAATCATGCCAATAATGTAAAATACCTCGAATGGTGTTTGGATTTAGTGGATGAAAAAAAAATAATATCCCAACAGCTAAAAAGTTTTGAAATGAACTTTTTAAAAGAACTCTCCCTAAAAGACAAAGTTGTAATACACGAATGTATAAATGTCGATGAAACTGTTTTCAGCATTACCAAAGAGGATAAAACATGCTTTGCCTTACAACTCAATTGGAAATAA
- the miaA gene encoding tRNA (adenosine(37)-N6)-dimethylallyltransferase MiaA, whose product MKYLITIVGPTAIGKTALSIGLANHYTCEIVSCDSRQFFKEMTIGTAVPSPHELAAATHHFIQNKSIFDNYTVGDFEKEALTKIEELFQTNDYLVLVGGSGLYVDAILKGFDEFPSIDPSTREKVNLNYEKLGIEYLQQQLETLDPDYFQRITSENPQTLQNPQRMMRFVEVCLGSGKPYSSFLNQKKNNRNFTPILIGLEADRTVIYERINQRVDSMLNEGLLAEAEKLYPNKKLNALQTVGYRELFSYFDGEFTLPFAIEEIKKNTRRFSKRQLTWFKRNENTKWFDYLTDTTKIINYINDQIHNS is encoded by the coding sequence ATGAAGTACTTAATCACCATAGTCGGACCAACAGCCATCGGGAAAACAGCCCTGAGTATCGGCTTGGCCAACCATTATACTTGCGAAATCGTTTCCTGCGATAGTCGACAGTTTTTCAAGGAAATGACCATCGGAACAGCTGTTCCCAGTCCACACGAATTGGCTGCGGCAACGCATCATTTTATACAAAACAAATCCATTTTTGATAATTATACTGTTGGCGATTTTGAGAAAGAAGCGCTGACCAAAATCGAGGAATTATTTCAAACTAATGATTATCTGGTTCTCGTCGGAGGATCTGGATTGTATGTAGATGCCATTTTAAAAGGCTTCGACGAGTTTCCTTCCATCGATCCTTCGACTCGGGAAAAAGTAAATTTAAATTACGAAAAACTAGGAATAGAATACCTTCAACAGCAATTAGAAACATTAGATCCCGACTATTTCCAGAGAATAACTTCCGAAAATCCGCAAACCCTGCAAAACCCTCAACGTATGATGCGCTTTGTAGAAGTTTGCCTTGGAAGCGGGAAACCGTATTCCTCTTTTTTGAATCAAAAGAAAAACAACCGTAATTTTACACCAATTCTAATTGGTCTAGAAGCCGATAGAACTGTAATTTACGAAAGAATAAACCAACGAGTTGACAGTATGCTCAATGAAGGACTTTTGGCGGAAGCCGAAAAACTATATCCAAACAAAAAACTGAATGCATTGCAAACTGTAGGCTATAGAGAATTATTCAGCTATTTTGATGGTGAATTTACTTTGCCATTTGCCATTGAAGAAATCAAAAAAAACACCCGCCGGTTTTCAAAACGCCAACTTACCTGGTTCAAGCGAAATGAAAACACCAAATGGTTCGATTATTTAACGGATACAACGAAAATTATTAATTACATAAATGATCAAATTCATAATTCATAA
- a CDS encoding ion transporter — translation MKKVKSKYNLLRQKTQIIIYGTNTKAGRLFDLILLGLILLSVFVVMMETVQGFDAKYHSEIVLTEWIITVFFTLEYLLRIFSINKPIKYIFSFYGIIDLIATLPMYLSLFFPGTRILSVIRALRLLRLFKILNHPKFTSQSIHMKEALTASRGKITVFIYFVLISTIIIGSIMYIVESKESGFTSIPMSIYWTIVTLTTVGYGDISPQTPLGQFLAALVMILGYGIIAVPTGIVTAEFAKRNTNQDIKADTIKTTCAACGTLTQNENAKYCYHCGNNLNNNQ, via the coding sequence TTGAAAAAAGTCAAATCAAAATATAATCTTTTAAGACAAAAAACTCAAATTATAATCTACGGCACCAACACAAAAGCGGGTAGGTTATTCGATTTGATACTTTTAGGACTTATTCTTTTAAGCGTATTTGTAGTCATGATGGAAACCGTTCAGGGCTTCGATGCAAAATACCACAGCGAAATTGTTTTAACAGAATGGATAATTACCGTTTTCTTCACACTTGAATACTTATTACGTATATTTTCTATCAACAAACCCATAAAATACATTTTCAGTTTCTATGGTATCATAGATCTTATCGCAACATTACCAATGTATTTGTCGCTTTTTTTCCCAGGAACAAGAATATTATCTGTCATTCGAGCCTTGCGGTTGTTACGGCTATTCAAAATACTCAACCATCCAAAATTTACGAGCCAATCCATACACATGAAAGAAGCTCTTACGGCCAGCAGAGGAAAAATCACAGTATTTATCTATTTTGTGCTCATTAGCACCATTATTATTGGTTCGATAATGTACATAGTAGAAAGCAAGGAAAGTGGCTTTACAAGTATTCCTATGAGTATTTATTGGACCATTGTAACCTTAACCACAGTCGGCTATGGAGATATTTCCCCTCAAACTCCTCTCGGTCAATTTTTAGCGGCATTAGTAATGATATTAGGATACGGAATCATTGCCGTTCCTACTGGAATTGTAACGGCCGAATTTGCAAAAAGAAATACAAATCAGGACATAAAGGCAGACACTATCAAAACTACATGTGCAGCATGTGGTACGCTCACACAAAACGAAAACGCAAAATATTGTTATCATTGCGGTAACAATTTAAATAATAATCAGTAG
- a CDS encoding exonuclease domain-containing protein, protein MYAILDIETTGGQFNEEGITEIAIYKFDGHEIVDQFISLINPEIPIQPFVVKLTGINNEMLRSAPKFFEVAKRIIEMTNDCVLVAHNASFDYRILRTEFRRLGYDFNIKTLCTVELSQRLLPEQPSHSLGKLVRALGIPMADRHRASGDAMATVKLFKMLLDKDLEKTITKELIKFEVIKGVSPKLLDIIESLPSKIGIYYIHREDGKIIYIGQSKNIKKRVNQHFTGITSSAKKIQTEVFTVTYEETGSELISILKESEEIKKNRPIYNRMARKNTMSWAIYAEKDQHGYLNLKLQKADGRKKEVTAFPNQQEGKGALHRITANYQLCSKLTGLSDAKTACSENENNDCDGACIQKITSAEYNARVQIFIDKNLFDNKNMIIIDKGRKTGEHSAILIENGIYKGYAFYDLNYQINNPEILKNILVPMPDNRNIRAYIQNYLRKNRVLKIINF, encoded by the coding sequence TTGTACGCAATACTCGATATAGAAACCACTGGAGGACAATTCAACGAAGAAGGAATTACGGAGATTGCTATCTATAAATTTGATGGGCATGAAATCGTTGATCAATTCATCAGTTTAATCAATCCCGAAATTCCCATTCAACCGTTTGTGGTCAAACTTACAGGAATCAATAATGAAATGCTTCGCAGCGCTCCAAAGTTTTTTGAAGTAGCCAAACGCATTATCGAAATGACAAACGACTGTGTACTTGTAGCACACAATGCCTCTTTTGATTACCGAATTCTCCGCACCGAATTTCGGCGATTGGGCTATGATTTCAATATAAAAACCCTTTGTACCGTCGAATTATCACAACGCTTATTACCGGAACAACCTTCGCATAGCCTTGGAAAATTGGTGCGCGCACTTGGAATTCCAATGGCTGACAGACACAGAGCCAGCGGTGATGCTATGGCCACAGTCAAGCTGTTTAAGATGCTTTTGGACAAAGATTTGGAGAAAACCATCACAAAAGAGCTCATTAAATTTGAAGTCATCAAAGGCGTATCTCCAAAATTATTGGACATAATTGAAAGCCTTCCTTCCAAAATAGGTATCTATTACATCCATCGGGAAGATGGCAAAATTATATACATAGGCCAAAGCAAAAATATAAAGAAAAGAGTCAATCAACATTTTACTGGAATAACCAGCAGTGCCAAAAAAATTCAAACCGAAGTTTTCACCGTAACTTATGAAGAAACCGGAAGCGAATTGATTTCCATATTAAAAGAATCTGAAGAAATAAAGAAAAACCGTCCCATTTACAATCGAATGGCACGCAAAAATACAATGTCTTGGGCCATTTATGCCGAAAAGGACCAACACGGATATTTGAATTTAAAGCTGCAAAAAGCCGATGGGCGCAAAAAAGAAGTAACCGCTTTTCCTAACCAACAGGAAGGTAAAGGAGCTCTACATCGAATTACGGCAAATTATCAACTATGTTCCAAACTAACCGGCCTTTCTGATGCAAAAACAGCCTGTTCTGAAAATGAAAACAATGATTGCGATGGCGCTTGCATTCAGAAAATAACTTCCGCCGAATACAATGCCAGAGTTCAGATATTCATTGACAAAAACCTTTTCGACAACAAAAATATGATCATCATAGACAAAGGCCGAAAAACGGGAGAACATAGTGCAATCTTGATTGAAAATGGAATTTACAAAGGATATGCATTTTATGATTTGAATTATCAAATCAACAATCCCGAAATTCTAAAAAACATACTTGTCCCTATGCCAGACAATAGAAACATCAGGGCGTATATCCAAAACTATTTGAGAAAAAACAGAGTACTGAAAATTATTAATTTTTAA